A region from the Falco peregrinus isolate bFalPer1 chromosome 19, bFalPer1.pri, whole genome shotgun sequence genome encodes:
- the LOC101910655 gene encoding putative methyltransferase-like protein 7A, with product MLLGIFLQRCMQLLLLPLHALACLGLWDSFYKKVFPYVMAKVTLIYNRKVYRQKQELFSNLRKFAGPSGQLTLLEIGTGTGTNFSFYPAGCRLTCTDPNPHFQKFLLKSLSENRHLQLERSVVASGEDLHQIPDGAMDVVVCTLVLCSVTNIQKVLLEVLRVLRLGGAFYFLEHVAADHSSWTYFWQKVCDPVWKYFGDGCSLSRETQKELEKTNFSELNLRRIRVKPYWIPTSPHIIGYAVK from the exons ATGCTGCTCGGCATCTTCCTCCAGCGATGCATgcagctcctcctcctgcccctccacGCACTCGCCTGCCTGGGCTTATGGGACTCCTTCTATAAGAAAGTCTTCCCATATGTCATGGCGAAGGTGACGCTCATCTACAACCGTAAGGTCTACAGGCAAAAACAAGAGCTGTTCAGCAACCTAAGAAAATTTGCAGGCCCTTCGGGGCAGCTCACGCTGCTGGAAATCGGTACAGGCACCGGCACCAATTTCTCGTTCTACCCAGCGGGCTGCCGGCTGACCTGCACCGACCCCAATCCGCATTTCCAAAAGTTCCTTCTCAAGAGCCTCTCGGAGAACCGGCACCTTCAGCTTGAACGTTCAGTGGTTGCTTCTGGCGAGGATCTGCATCAAATACCGGACGGCGCCATGGACGTGGTGGTGTGCACCTTAGTGCTGTGCTCTGTGACCAACATCCAGAAAGTCCTGCTGGAGGTTTTGCGGGTGCTTAGGCTG GGTGGAGCTTTCTACTTCTTGGAGCACGTGGCTGCAGATCATTCCAGTTGGACCTACTTTTGGCAAAAGGTCTGTGACCCGGTCTGGAAGTATTTTGGAGATGGGTGTTCCCTGAGCAGAGAGAcacagaaggagctggagaaaaCTAATTTCTCAGAACTGAATTTGAGGCGCATTCGTGTCAAACCTTACTGGATTCCTACTAGTCCTCATATCATTGGGTATGCAGTGAAATAA
- the LOC101910827 gene encoding putative methyltransferase-like protein 7A, translated as MMEASILFFRTCLVLLATPIYLLSFLGIWQPFCRKIFFPFLIEKFSASQEKKTKKLKQELFCNLPDFTGPSGELRLLEIGTGCGANFQFYPPGCKVTCTDVNPNFEQGLLRSINKNQHVHYNGFLTAAGEDLHQVPSGSMDAIVCTLVLCSVHNVNGTLKEVLRVLRPGGAFYFLEHVAADRSSWKYFWQQVCSQTWKLVFDGCCLTRELQKNLEEANFSELHLQQISLAYPWTPIQPHIIGYAIK; from the exons ATGATGGAGGCCAGCATCCTCTTCTTCCGCACGTGCCTTGTGCTGCTCGCCACTCCCATCTACCTGCTATCGTTCCTGGGCATATGGCAGCCTTTCTGtaggaagatattttttcctttcttgataGAGAAATTTTCTGCaagccaggaaaagaaaaccaagaagcTGAAGCAGGAGCTGTTTTGTAATCTACCTGACTTCACAGGCCCCTCAGGAGAGCTGAGGCTGCTGGAGATTGGGACCGGCTGCGGTGCCAACTTCCAGTTCTACCCACCAGGCTGCAAAGTCACATGCACTGACGTAAACCCCAACTTCGAGCAAGGCCTTTTGAGAAGCATAAACAAGAACCAGCATGTCCACTACAACGGTTTCCTAACAGCTGCAGGAGAAGACCTGCACCAGGTGCCCAGTGGTTCCATGGATGCCATCGTCTGCACCTTGGTCCTCTGCTCTGTGCACAATGTCAATGGCACCCTGAAGGAAGTACTGCGAGTGCTCAGACCA GGAGGTGCTTTCTATTTCTTAGAGCACGTGGCCGCTGATCGTTCCAGCTGGAAGTATTTTTGGCAGCAGGTCTGCTCTCAGACTTGGAAACTCGTCTTTGATGGATGCTGCCTTACCAGAGAGCTACAGAAGAATCTGGAAGAGGCCAACTTCTCGGAGCTGCACCTGCAGCAGATAAGCCTGGCGTACCCCTGGACGCCCATTCAGCCACACATCATCGGCTACGCCATCAAGTAG